The genome window AGAACAAGAAGTTCCACATCGACGAGACCCAGGCCAACCCGCCGTCCTGGGGACTGGACCGGATCGACCAGACCGAGACGGCCGGCGACAACGCGTACACCTACCCGGACAGCGCGGGCGAGGGCGTCACCGCATACGTCATCGACACCGGTGTCCGTACCACGCACAACGAGTTCGAGGGCCGGGCCAGCTCGGGCTACGACGCCGTGGACAACGACGACAGCGCCGACGACGGCAACGGCCACGGCACCCACGTGGCGGGCACCATCGCCGGTGCGACCTACGGGGTCGCCAAGAAGGCCAAGATCGTCGCCGTCCGGGTGCTCGACGACTCCGGCTCGGGCACCACCGAGCAGGTCGTCGCCGGCATCGACTGGGTCACCGAGAACCACGAGGGCCCCTCCGTCGCCAACATGAGCCTCGGCGGCGGCGCGGACGAGGCGCTCGACGCCGCGGTCCAGAAGGCCATCGCCTCCGGAGTCACCTTCGCGGTGGCCGCCGGAAACGACTCCGCCGACGCGAGCGAGAGCTCCCCGGCCCGCGTCCCGGAGGCCATCACGGTCGCCTCGTCCACGGTGGACGACGAGCAGTCCTCGTTCTCCAACTACGGCTCGATCGTGGACATCTACGCCCCGGGCTCGGACATCACCTCGTCCTGGAACGACAGCGACGACGGCTCCAACACCATCTCCGGCACGTCCATGGCGACCCCCCACGTCGTCGGTGCCGCCGCCGTCTACCTCGCCGGACACCCGGACGCCACCCCGGAGGAGGTCGCCACGGCGCTGACCGACGGGGCCACCCCCGACGCGATCTCCAACGCGACCGAGGGCACGCCGAACAAACTGCTGAAGGTCGTCGAGTAGCCGACCCCGCAGCAGTGACCGGGCGGCGAATGCCCGTTCACGACGGAACCAGCGGCCGCCGCGCCCTCCCCCACGGGGCGCGGCGGCCGCACCGTGCGAAGAGATCGTCCTATGGTGTGCCCATGACCATGTACGCGGCGCTGTTGCGCGGGATCAACGTGAGCGGCCACAAGAGGGTCCCGATGGCCGAACTCCGCACGCTGCTCACCGAACTGGGACACGGCGACGTCCGCACCCACCTGCAGAGCGGCAACGCCGTCTTCAGCAGCGCGTCGGACGACGAGAACGCCCTCGCCGCCGAGCTGGAGCAGGCCATCGAGAAGCGGTTCGGCTTCCCCGTCCCCTGTCTGGTCAGGGACGGCGCCTACCTGGCGGCAGTTGCGGCGGCCTGCCCGTTCCCGGCCGCCGAACTCGAAGGCAAGCAGCTGCACATCACTTACTACGACCAGCCGGTCGACGCCGACCGCTTCGCCCGGATCGACCCGGCGGCCTTCCTCCCCGAGGCGTTCGGCCTCGGCGACCGTGCGCTCTACCTCTACGCCCCCGACGGGCTGGGCCGTTCGAAACTCGCCGAGGCGCTGTCCCGGTCCTCCGTCACCAAGGGCATCGTCGCCACCTCGCGCAACTGGAACACCGTGGTCAAGCTGGTGGAGATGACGGCGCCCACGGGGACCGCGCGCGACGGAGCCCCCGCATGACCGAACCGTTCCCCGGCGTGGCCTCGGCGGTCGAGGGCGAGCTGCGCCTCCTGGACCCCGCCGTGCGCGCCTCCGCCGAACTCCTCTCCCGGGTGCTGCACCCCGACTACCGCGAGATCGACTACGCCGGCCGGGTCTGGGACCGCGAGACCATGATCGCCTCGCTCACCGGGAAGGACGCCCCGCGCCCCGGGCCGATGACCGCGTCCCGGATGAGCGGGGTCCAGCTCGGCGACGACCTCGTCCACCTCACCTACGACACCGAGACGAAGGGGCGCCTCGCCCACCGCAGTTCGGTGTGGCGGCTGACCGACGCGGGCTGGCTGCTCTACTTCCACCAGGCCACGCCGTTCGGCACCGCCGCGGACACCGGTGCCGACGACGACGGCTGAGCCCGGTCAGCGACGGGCGACGCGCTGTGCCCGCGCCGCCCACCGGCCGTCCGTGCGGGAGATCCGCACCGGATGCCCGAAGCAGTCGCTGACCCGGTCCGTGGTCAGTACCTCGTCCGCCGGACCCGAGGCCACGCACCGGCCGCCCCGCAACAGCAGCGCGTGCGTGGTGGAGGCGGGCAGCTCCTCCAAGTGATGGGTGACCAGGACCGTCGCCAGCTCCGGATGTTCCTCGCGCAGCACGTCCAGACTGTCGAGCAACTGCTCACGCGCGGCGAGATCGAGACCGGTGGCCGGCTCGTCGAGCAGCAGCAGCCGCGGTTGCGGCATCAGGGCGCGGGCGATGAGCGTACGGCCCCGCTCACCCTGCGACAGCGCCGGCCAGCGCGACCCCGACTTGCCGCCCATGCCGAGCATCTCGAGCAGCCGCTCCGCCCGGTCCCGCTGCTCCTCGTCCACCGAGCGGCGCGGCACCGGCTCGACCGAGTTGGTCAGGCCGGTCAGCACCACCTCGTGCACCGACAGCGGGGAACGCAGTGGATGGCGCGGATTGACATGCCCGAGCAGCGACCGCAGCTCCCGCAGATCGACCCGGCCGAGGGTGCGTCCCAGGACCTCCACCGAACCCCGGGTGGGGTGGTTGACCGCGCCGAGCAGCCCCAGCAGCGTGCTCTTCCCGGCGCCGTTGGCTCCGAGCAGCGCCCAGTGCTCACCGCTCCGTACGGTCAGGGAGACCGAGTCGAGCAGCACATTGCCGTCCCGGACGAGCGAGACGTCGTCGGCCCGGATCACCGGGGCGGCGGTTTCGGCGGCGGCCGGGCCGGGGGCGGCGGGGGCGGGTACGGCGGAGGTGGTACGGGCGGTGGTCACGGGCGAGTACTCCTTCATGCGGGTGCGAGCGTCTCCAGGCCGCTCAGGTCCTCGGCGGACAGCCGGATCTCCCCGGCCCCAGGTTCTCCGCCAGATGGACGGTCGAACCGGTGCCCGGGGCCGGGCACGGTGCGGGGGACCGGTGCAGCAGCCAGGCGAGGGCGATCTGCCCGCGGGTGGCACCGTGCCGATCGGCGATCCCGGCGAGAGCCGCTGCGGCATTGCCGGTCAGAGCGCCGTTGGCCGGCGGGAACCAGGGCAGAAAGGCCAGGCCGTGGGCCTCGCACACCTTCAGTACCACGTCCGACGAACGGTCCAGGAGGTTGAAGCGGTTCTGCACCGAGGCGATCCCGGTCAGGGAGAGAGAGCCTGCTCCAGCTGATCGGCGGTGAGGGTGTCCGGACCGATGTACCGGATCTTACCTTCCTGCCTCAGCGCGTCCAGAGCGCCGAGCTGGTCGGCCATCGGCACCTCCGGGTCCAGCCGGTCGCGGGCGGCGCCACGGCGAGTGAGCGGTTGCCGCTGATCTGCGCGCAGAAC of Streptomyces sp. NBC_01363 contains these proteins:
- a CDS encoding S8 family peptidase, coding for MAIHKRARRIKLTAAITAVAAAAGVTLLNTSLAGAAPAPAMGVVYGADAANAVSGSYIVMLDQKADKAKLAKEYGGKLKRNYSSAINGFSASGLSLTEAKRLAADPAVSKVVQNKKFHIDETQANPPSWGLDRIDQTETAGDNAYTYPDSAGEGVTAYVIDTGVRTTHNEFEGRASSGYDAVDNDDSADDGNGHGTHVAGTIAGATYGVAKKAKIVAVRVLDDSGSGTTEQVVAGIDWVTENHEGPSVANMSLGGGADEALDAAVQKAIASGVTFAVAAGNDSADASESSPARVPEAITVASSTVDDEQSSFSNYGSIVDIYAPGSDITSSWNDSDDGSNTISGTSMATPHVVGAAAVYLAGHPDATPEEVATALTDGATPDAISNATEGTPNKLLKVVE
- a CDS encoding DUF1697 domain-containing protein; protein product: MTMYAALLRGINVSGHKRVPMAELRTLLTELGHGDVRTHLQSGNAVFSSASDDENALAAELEQAIEKRFGFPVPCLVRDGAYLAAVAAACPFPAAELEGKQLHITYYDQPVDADRFARIDPAAFLPEAFGLGDRALYLYAPDGLGRSKLAEALSRSSVTKGIVATSRNWNTVVKLVEMTAPTGTARDGAPA
- a CDS encoding nuclear transport factor 2 family protein — protein: MTEPFPGVASAVEGELRLLDPAVRASAELLSRVLHPDYREIDYAGRVWDRETMIASLTGKDAPRPGPMTASRMSGVQLGDDLVHLTYDTETKGRLAHRSSVWRLTDAGWLLYFHQATPFGTAADTGADDDG
- a CDS encoding ABC transporter ATP-binding protein: MIRADDVSLVRDGNVLLDSVSLTVRSGEHWALLGANGAGKSTLLGLLGAVNHPTRGSVEVLGRTLGRVDLRELRSLLGHVNPRHPLRSPLSVHEVVLTGLTNSVEPVPRRSVDEEQRDRAERLLEMLGMGGKSGSRWPALSQGERGRTLIARALMPQPRLLLLDEPATGLDLAAREQLLDSLDVLREEHPELATVLVTHHLEELPASTTHALLLRGGRCVASGPADEVLTTDRVSDCFGHPVRISRTDGRWAARAQRVARR
- a CDS encoding aldo/keto reductase translates to MQNRFNLLDRSSDVVLKVCEAHGLAFLPWFPPANGALTGNAAAALAGIADRHGATRGQIALAWLLHRSPAPCPAPGTGSTVHLAENLGPGRSGCPPRT